Proteins encoded by one window of Pseudonocardia alni:
- a CDS encoding xanthine dehydrogenase family protein molybdopterin-binding subunit: MTGTVTPGAAGTALTRIEGPAKVTGNAVYAYEQDAVAPLHLCGVGATVARGRVRAVDTAAAEAVAGVVAVLAPDTAPRIDGSATPEQTVLQSGEVHHRGQYVAAVLAETAEAAREAADLVVVGYDAEPATTAFDPGSAEAYTPEVVVAFPPDTRTGDPETAFDEAPVQVDATYTTPIEYHHPMEPHSTVARWDGDHLTLFEASQAVWSARRELAQMFGIGDDDVTVVSPHVGGGFGTKGTLHGGSVLAVLAARAVPGRSVKLALTRREMTDLTGYRPATVQRLRLGAGTDGRLHSLGHDVVEAGARMAEFGEPTAVISRHLYASPHRRTSHRVVPLDLSTPTYMRAPGEAPGSFGAESALDELAVALGIDPVELRIRNEPDVDPDTGRPFSSRNLVACLRRGAERFGWADRDPRPRTRLVDGWWYGTGVAAAFFPTFAMPGSAAAIRYADGGAGAPGRYRVDIAAADIGQGARTVLTQIAAEALGVPPAQVDLNLGDTGLPHATIAGGSAGTASWATAIVEAADRFRDKWGTDPEDAAEADGVAGHNPAMAEYAMGAHGAHFVEVAVHADTGEIRVPRMLGVFAAGRILNPLTARSQFLGGMVWGLSMALHEEGVVDPARGHVVNHDLAGYHVAANADVGDIEAEWVDEDDPHVNPVGAKGIGEIGIVGVAAAVANAAHHATGVRVRSLPITLEHFLGA; this comes from the coding sequence ATGACCGGCACCGTCACACCGGGAGCGGCGGGCACCGCGCTCACCCGGATCGAGGGGCCGGCCAAGGTCACCGGCAACGCCGTCTACGCCTACGAGCAGGACGCCGTCGCACCGCTGCACCTGTGCGGTGTCGGCGCCACGGTCGCCCGCGGGCGGGTCCGCGCGGTCGACACCGCCGCCGCCGAGGCGGTGGCCGGGGTCGTCGCGGTGCTCGCCCCGGACACCGCGCCCCGGATCGACGGCAGCGCCACCCCCGAACAGACGGTCCTGCAGTCCGGCGAGGTGCACCACCGCGGCCAGTACGTGGCCGCGGTGCTCGCCGAGACCGCCGAGGCGGCCCGGGAGGCGGCCGACCTCGTCGTCGTCGGCTACGACGCCGAGCCCGCCACCACCGCGTTCGACCCGGGGTCGGCCGAGGCCTACACCCCCGAGGTCGTCGTCGCGTTCCCGCCGGACACGCGCACCGGCGACCCGGAGACGGCGTTCGACGAGGCTCCCGTGCAGGTCGACGCCACCTACACGACGCCGATCGAGTACCACCACCCGATGGAGCCGCACAGCACCGTCGCCCGCTGGGACGGCGACCACCTCACGCTGTTCGAGGCCTCCCAGGCGGTGTGGTCGGCCCGGCGCGAGCTCGCGCAGATGTTCGGGATCGGCGACGACGACGTCACCGTCGTCTCACCGCACGTCGGCGGCGGGTTCGGCACCAAGGGCACGCTGCACGGCGGATCGGTGCTGGCCGTACTGGCGGCCAGGGCGGTCCCCGGCCGGTCGGTGAAGCTGGCGCTGACCCGCCGCGAGATGACCGACCTGACCGGCTACCGCCCGGCGACCGTGCAGCGTCTCCGGCTCGGCGCCGGGACCGACGGGCGGCTGCACTCGCTCGGCCACGACGTCGTCGAGGCCGGGGCGCGGATGGCCGAGTTCGGCGAGCCGACCGCAGTGATCAGCAGGCACCTGTACGCGTCGCCGCACCGGCGGACCTCGCACCGGGTCGTGCCGCTGGACCTGTCCACGCCGACGTACATGCGCGCACCCGGCGAGGCGCCCGGCAGTTTCGGCGCGGAGTCCGCGCTGGACGAGCTCGCCGTCGCGCTCGGGATCGACCCGGTCGAGCTGCGGATCCGCAACGAGCCCGACGTCGACCCGGACACCGGCAGGCCGTTCTCCAGTCGCAACCTCGTGGCCTGCCTGCGGCGCGGCGCCGAGCGGTTCGGCTGGGCCGACCGGGACCCGCGCCCGCGCACCCGGCTCGTCGACGGCTGGTGGTACGGCACCGGCGTCGCCGCCGCGTTCTTCCCGACCTTCGCGATGCCCGGGTCCGCCGCCGCGATCCGGTACGCCGACGGCGGTGCCGGTGCGCCGGGCCGCTACCGGGTGGACATCGCCGCGGCCGACATCGGGCAGGGCGCCCGCACGGTGCTCACCCAGATCGCGGCCGAGGCGCTCGGGGTGCCGCCCGCGCAGGTCGACCTGAACCTCGGCGACACCGGGCTGCCGCATGCGACCATTGCCGGCGGCTCCGCGGGCACCGCGTCCTGGGCGACGGCGATCGTCGAGGCCGCCGACCGGTTCCGCGACAAGTGGGGCACCGACCCCGAGGACGCAGCGGAGGCCGACGGCGTCGCCGGGCACAACCCGGCGATGGCCGAGTACGCGATGGGTGCGCACGGGGCGCACTTCGTCGAGGTCGCGGTGCACGCCGACACCGGCGAGATCCGGGTGCCGCGGATGCTGGGGGTGTTCGCCGCGGGCCGCATCCTCAACCCGCTGACCGCGCGCTCGCAGTTCCTCGGCGGGATGGTGTGGGGGCTGTCGATGGCGCTGCACGAGGAGGGCGTCGTCGACCCGGCCCGCGGGCACGTCGTCAACCACGACCTCGCCGGCTACCACGTGGCGGCGAACGCCGACGTCGGCGACATCGAGGCCGAGTGGGTCGACGAGGACGACCCGCACGTCAACCCGGTGGGCGCCAAGGGGATCGGGGAGATCGGGATCGTCGGGGTGGCCGCGGCCGTCGCGAACGCCGCCCACCACGCCACCGGCGTGCGGGTCCGGTCGCTGCCGATCACCCTGGAGCACTTCCTGGGAGCCTGA
- a CDS encoding FAD binding domain-containing protein: MKPFAYTRPGDAAAAVAVVSADPSAAYLAGGTNLVDHLKLGLVEPGTLVDVTGLLPTGITPTADGGLSIGAGARNTDVAVDPRVRRHYPALSAALLAGASGQLRNMATTGGNLLQRTRCSYFADLTAPCTKRDPGQGCSAQHGWARHHAILGAPEGGCIATHPSDMAVALAAFDARVHVLGPDGERTVAATELHRLPGDDPGRDTVLEHGELITSVELPALPVAAHSTYRKVRDRASYAFALVSVAAALDVADDGTVRDVRIALGGVAHRPWRARRAEQALLGGPATDEAFRAAAAAETADARTVETEVGGNAFKIPLVAGTVTATLRGLAAYRTEAS; encoded by the coding sequence GTGAAGCCGTTCGCCTACACCCGTCCCGGCGACGCCGCGGCTGCGGTCGCCGTCGTCTCCGCCGACCCGTCCGCCGCCTACCTGGCCGGCGGGACCAACCTCGTCGACCACCTCAAGCTGGGCCTGGTCGAGCCGGGCACGCTCGTCGACGTCACCGGCCTGCTGCCCACCGGGATCACCCCGACCGCCGACGGCGGCCTGTCCATCGGCGCGGGCGCCCGCAACACCGACGTCGCCGTGGACCCGCGGGTCCGGCGCCACTACCCGGCACTGTCCGCGGCGCTGCTCGCCGGGGCCTCGGGGCAGCTGCGCAACATGGCGACGACCGGCGGGAACCTGCTGCAGCGCACCCGCTGCTCCTACTTCGCCGACCTCACCGCGCCCTGCACCAAGCGTGACCCCGGGCAGGGTTGCTCCGCACAGCACGGCTGGGCCCGCCATCACGCGATCCTCGGCGCACCCGAGGGCGGCTGCATCGCGACCCACCCGTCGGACATGGCGGTCGCGCTGGCCGCGTTCGACGCCCGGGTGCACGTCCTCGGCCCGGACGGGGAGCGCACCGTCGCCGCCACCGAGCTGCACCGGCTGCCCGGCGACGACCCGGGCCGCGACACCGTGCTGGAGCACGGGGAGCTGATCACCTCGGTCGAGCTGCCCGCGCTGCCGGTCGCCGCGCACTCCACCTACCGCAAGGTCCGCGACCGCGCCTCGTACGCGTTCGCGCTGGTGTCGGTCGCCGCGGCCCTCGACGTCGCCGACGACGGCACCGTCCGCGACGTGCGGATCGCCCTCGGCGGGGTCGCGCACCGGCCGTGGCGGGCGCGCCGCGCCGAGCAGGCGCTGCTCGGCGGGCCCGCCACCGACGAGGCGTTCCGCGCCGCCGCGGCGGCCGAGACCGCCGACGCCCGCACTGTCGAGACCGAGGTCGGCGGCAACGCGTTCAAGATCCCGCTGGTGGCCGGCACGGTCACCGCCACCCTGCGCGGCCTCGCCGCGTACCGGACGGAGGCGTCATGA
- a CDS encoding 2Fe-2S iron-sulfur cluster-binding protein translates to MDSTISLTVDGRRHELTVDTRTTVLDALRDRLGVTSAKKGCDHGQCGACTVLLAAPGEQGPGRRVLSCLSLAVAHDDAAVTTADGLGTGADLHPLAEAFVAHDAYQCGYCTPGQICSAVGMLDEARAGHPSAVTADLSGDGPAVLDRAEIAERLSGNLCRCAAYSGIVDAVGAVGTGTGASR, encoded by the coding sequence GTGGACTCCACGATCTCCCTCACCGTCGACGGCCGTCGCCACGAGCTGACGGTCGACACCCGGACCACCGTCCTCGACGCGCTGCGTGACCGGCTCGGCGTGACCAGCGCCAAGAAGGGTTGCGACCACGGCCAGTGCGGTGCGTGCACCGTCCTGCTGGCCGCACCCGGCGAACAGGGGCCGGGCCGCCGCGTGCTGTCCTGCCTCTCGCTCGCCGTCGCCCACGACGACGCCGCGGTCACCACCGCCGACGGCCTCGGCACCGGCGCGGACCTGCACCCGCTCGCCGAGGCCTTCGTCGCGCACGACGCCTACCAGTGCGGCTACTGCACCCCCGGCCAGATCTGCTCGGCCGTCGGGATGCTGGACGAGGCCCGCGCCGGGCACCCCAGCGCGGTCACCGCCGACCTGTCCGGCGACGGGCCGGCCGTGCTGGACCGCGCCGAGATCGCCGAGCGCCTGTCCGGGAACCTGTGCCGCTGCGCCGCCTACTCCGGAATCGTCGACGCCGTCGGTGCCGTGGGCACCGGGACGGGGGCGTCGCGGTGA
- a CDS encoding TetR/AcrR family transcriptional regulator: MGVQREPVRSDARRSRAALLEAAAAEFVTAGVDAPVRAIAARAGVGVGTVYRHFPTRPDLVVAVYRHQVEGCAAAARTCLDAGPTPFDALVAWVGEFVDLLVTKHGLVAMLVHDDGRSAALHELFLERLLPAGEEIVRAAREAGQLPSDVTAYEVLRGIGNLCFGAEADSAYDARRAVGFFLAGLRVA, from the coding sequence GTGGGAGTGCAGCGGGAACCGGTCCGGTCCGACGCCCGGCGCAGTCGTGCGGCTCTGCTCGAGGCCGCCGCGGCCGAGTTCGTGACCGCGGGCGTCGACGCGCCGGTCCGGGCGATCGCCGCCCGCGCGGGGGTCGGCGTGGGGACGGTCTACCGGCACTTCCCGACCCGGCCGGACCTGGTCGTCGCCGTCTACCGGCACCAGGTCGAGGGGTGTGCGGCGGCCGCACGGACCTGCCTGGACGCCGGTCCGACGCCGTTCGACGCCCTCGTGGCCTGGGTCGGGGAGTTCGTCGACCTGCTCGTCACCAAGCACGGGCTGGTCGCGATGCTCGTCCACGACGACGGCCGTTCCGCCGCGCTGCACGAACTGTTCCTGGAGCGGCTCCTGCCGGCGGGGGAGGAGATCGTCCGGGCGGCGCGGGAGGCCGGGCAGCTGCCGTCCGACGTCACCGCCTACGAGGTGCTGCGGGGGATCGGCAATCTCTGCTTCGGCGCCGAGGCCGACTCCGCCTACGACGCCCGCCGCGCCGTCGGCTTCTTCCTCGCGGGCCTCCGGGTTGCGTAA
- a CDS encoding LLM class flavin-dependent oxidoreductase: protein MQTTYDDLLRVWLEADELPGIEHAWLFDHLMPIGGDPLGPALDGWTTLSALAARTRRLRLGLLVTSNRFRPPAVLAKIATTVDVVSGGRLDLGIGVGSRPDHPLARREYEAHGLPFAATADAVTALDEACTVIRRLWTETEPFDVDGEQVRLTGAFGSPKPVQAHPPIVIGGRARATLRIAARHADVWNIPGGDLDDAVARSALLDELCADIDRDPAEITRSIHLGVSYDDPADARERVSAAVGAGFGHVVLGLPAPFPQGAARWVADEIVAQV, encoded by the coding sequence ATGCAGACCACCTACGACGACCTGCTGCGCGTCTGGCTGGAGGCCGACGAGCTGCCCGGCATCGAGCACGCCTGGCTGTTCGACCACCTCATGCCGATCGGTGGCGACCCGCTGGGGCCGGCCCTCGACGGCTGGACCACCCTGTCCGCGCTCGCCGCACGGACCCGGCGGCTGCGTCTGGGCCTGCTGGTCACCAGCAACCGGTTCCGCCCGCCCGCGGTGCTGGCCAAGATCGCGACGACGGTCGACGTCGTCTCCGGCGGACGGCTCGACCTGGGCATCGGCGTCGGGTCCCGCCCGGACCACCCGCTCGCCCGCCGCGAGTACGAGGCGCACGGCCTGCCCTTCGCCGCCACCGCCGACGCCGTCACCGCGCTCGACGAGGCCTGCACGGTGATCCGGCGGCTGTGGACCGAGACCGAGCCGTTCGACGTCGACGGCGAGCAGGTGCGGCTCACCGGCGCGTTCGGCAGCCCGAAGCCGGTGCAGGCCCACCCGCCGATCGTGATCGGCGGACGGGCCAGGGCGACGCTGCGGATCGCGGCCCGGCACGCCGACGTCTGGAACATCCCCGGCGGCGACCTCGACGACGCCGTCGCCCGCAGCGCGCTGCTCGACGAGCTGTGCGCCGACATCGACCGGGACCCGGCGGAGATCACCCGGTCGATCCACCTGGGCGTCTCCTACGACGACCCGGCGGACGCCCGCGAGCGGGTGTCCGCCGCCGTCGGCGCGGGCTTCGGGCACGTGGTCCTGGGGCTGCCCGCCCCGTTCCCGCAGGGTGCCGCCCGCTGGGTGGCCGACGAGATCGTCGCGCAGGTTTAG
- a CDS encoding FAD-dependent monooxygenase, whose amino-acid sequence MASSRHALISGAGIAGSALALRLAAYGWRTTVLERAPRQRDEGHNIDVRGTAREVLRRMDLEDAVRAAGTREVGFRVIGDDGRPVAEIPMDPTGSTDGPTAELEILRGELARVLIGAAPGSTAFRFGTRITGVEDRSAGDGPARVALDDGTTVTADLVVVAEGLRSRTRDLVFDDVTVRETGLYGAYLTIPRTADDDAWWNWFHETGSRGVHLRPDNLGTTRAMLTFLSGVRGLETLGDADVRTVLRRTFADAGWVAPRILRELGDGPDGAPMYFDAVGQVTAPRWSSGRVVLLGDAAYCPSPLGGGGTSLALIGAYVLAGELASRPGDTAGALHRYEELLRPATEQAQKLPPLTLANPRTRAGIRTLRTAFRAVASPVGKRVTGLLGATPTGAVDAFRLPDYPAPSSSSVATTARR is encoded by the coding sequence ATGGCCTCCTCCCGGCACGCCCTCATCTCCGGCGCCGGCATCGCCGGCTCCGCGCTCGCCCTGCGCCTGGCCGCGTACGGCTGGCGGACGACCGTCCTGGAGCGCGCGCCGCGGCAGCGCGACGAGGGGCACAACATCGACGTCCGTGGCACCGCCCGTGAGGTCCTGCGCCGGATGGACCTGGAGGACGCCGTGCGGGCCGCCGGCACCCGCGAGGTCGGCTTCCGCGTGATCGGCGACGACGGGCGCCCGGTCGCCGAGATCCCGATGGACCCGACCGGGTCGACCGACGGTCCGACCGCCGAGCTGGAGATCCTGCGCGGCGAGCTGGCCCGGGTGCTGATCGGGGCCGCGCCGGGGTCCACGGCGTTCCGGTTCGGCACCCGGATCACCGGCGTCGAGGACCGGAGCGCCGGCGACGGCCCGGCCCGGGTCGCCCTCGACGACGGCACCACGGTCACCGCCGACCTCGTCGTGGTCGCCGAGGGGCTGCGGTCGCGCACCCGCGACCTGGTGTTCGACGACGTCACCGTCCGCGAGACCGGCCTGTACGGCGCCTACCTGACGATCCCCCGCACCGCCGACGACGACGCCTGGTGGAACTGGTTCCACGAGACCGGCTCGCGCGGGGTACACCTGCGCCCGGACAACCTGGGCACCACCCGCGCCATGCTGACCTTCCTGTCCGGGGTGCGCGGCCTGGAGACCCTCGGCGACGCCGACGTCCGCACCGTCCTGCGGCGGACCTTCGCCGACGCGGGCTGGGTCGCCCCGCGGATCCTGCGCGAGCTCGGCGACGGGCCGGACGGCGCCCCGATGTACTTCGACGCCGTCGGGCAGGTCACGGCCCCGCGCTGGAGCTCGGGACGGGTGGTACTGCTCGGCGACGCCGCGTACTGCCCGTCGCCGCTGGGCGGCGGGGGCACGAGCCTGGCCCTGATCGGTGCCTACGTACTGGCCGGGGAGCTGGCCTCCCGCCCCGGCGACACCGCGGGTGCGCTGCACCGCTACGAGGAGCTGCTGAGGCCCGCGACCGAGCAGGCGCAGAAGCTGCCGCCGCTGACGCTGGCCAACCCGCGGACCCGGGCCGGGATCCGGACGCTGCGCACCGCGTTCCGGGCCGTCGCGAGCCCGGTCGGGAAGCGGGTGACCGGGCTGCTCGGGGCCACCCCGACCGGCGCGGTCGACGCGTTCCGGCTCCCGGACTACCCGGCGCCGAGCTCGTCGAGCGTGGCGACGACCGCGCGCAGGTAG
- a CDS encoding MarR family winged helix-turn-helix transcriptional regulator, producing MGERRHLLEGLAGPTVALEAVNRATHEFTGRQARRAGLHPTDLWALRLLDVHGSLGPTELARRLDLRPASTTALIDRLEAAGHLERVPDPHDRRRVTVRSREESFSARLAQSEPAVRALDDVARRLSADEGEVVERYLRAVVATLDELGAG from the coding sequence ATGGGCGAGCGACGACACCTGCTGGAGGGGCTGGCCGGCCCGACCGTCGCGCTGGAGGCGGTGAACCGGGCGACCCACGAGTTCACCGGCAGGCAGGCCCGGCGGGCGGGGCTGCACCCGACCGACCTGTGGGCGTTGCGGCTGCTCGACGTGCACGGCTCGCTCGGGCCGACCGAGCTGGCCCGGCGGCTGGACCTGCGGCCGGCCTCGACCACCGCGCTGATCGACCGGCTCGAGGCGGCCGGCCACCTCGAGCGGGTCCCCGACCCGCACGACCGCCGCCGGGTCACCGTGCGCTCGCGGGAGGAGTCCTTCAGCGCGCGGCTCGCGCAGTCGGAGCCGGCCGTCCGGGCCCTCGACGACGTCGCCCGCCGCCTCTCCGCCGACGAGGGCGAGGTCGTCGAGCGCTACCTGCGCGCGGTCGTCGCCACGCTCGACGAGCTCGGCGCCGGGTAG
- a CDS encoding ABC transporter ATP-binding protein — MIELEGVSKVYRTGALELRALDAVDLHVDDGDLVAIMGPSGSGKSTMMNILGCLDVPSSGAYRLDGIDVGRMSDNRLADVRLQKIGFVFQSFNLLPRTSALANVELPLVYAGGRDRRGRARRALERVGLGDRGDHRPNELSGGQQQRVAVARALVTDPSMILADEPTGNLDTASTTDVMNLFVELNESGRTVVLITHEPEVAEFAKRVVTLRDGRIVGDERR, encoded by the coding sequence GTGATCGAGCTGGAGGGGGTCTCCAAGGTCTACCGGACCGGAGCCCTCGAGCTGCGCGCACTCGACGCCGTGGACCTGCACGTCGACGACGGCGACCTCGTCGCGATCATGGGCCCCTCCGGCTCGGGCAAGTCCACGATGATGAACATCCTCGGCTGCCTCGACGTGCCGAGCTCCGGCGCCTACCGGCTCGACGGCATCGACGTCGGCCGGATGTCGGACAACCGGCTCGCCGACGTCCGGCTGCAGAAGATCGGTTTCGTCTTCCAGTCGTTCAACCTGCTGCCGCGCACCTCGGCGCTGGCCAACGTGGAGCTTCCGCTGGTCTACGCCGGCGGGCGCGACCGCCGGGGCCGGGCGCGGCGCGCGCTGGAACGGGTCGGGCTCGGCGACCGCGGCGACCACCGGCCCAACGAGCTCTCCGGCGGCCAGCAGCAGCGCGTCGCGGTGGCCCGTGCCCTGGTCACCGACCCCTCGATGATCCTGGCCGACGAGCCGACGGGGAACCTCGACACCGCCTCGACCACCGACGTCATGAACCTGTTCGTGGAGCTGAACGAGAGCGGCCGCACCGTCGTGCTGATCACCCACGAGCCCGAGGTCGCGGAGTTCGCCAAGCGCGTGGTGACCCTGCGCGACGGCCGGATCGTGGGTGACGAGCGCCGATGA
- a CDS encoding ABC transporter permease has translation MTIWESARIAVRGLRAGPLRSLLTMLGIIIGVAAVIVLVAFGNGLQRFVADAFGPLANQIQITPDRGGISGSGTPRDLTDADVRALRDRASAPAVASVSPTVTGSAQLQLAGGGSVRSGVTGADADYLDITNRELVVGSFFDDRQATTRAKVVVLGPNPVATLFGGRAGDALGSEMRIGRTSFRVIGVLAANGQQDDVAVMPLGAARAYLTGGGDVVDQITVRAVSTDAVPQAVEQVTTVLDDRHRIDDPQDRDYTVTALQSLLDQSSQVLSFVTIFVAAVAGISLLVGSIGVANIMLVTVTERTREIGIRKAIGARRRAILQQFLIEAMVLTGIGGVIGILVGVGVSVLAGIVLPRLVPDFPAPTVSAGSVVLAFGVSLLIGLLAGGFPANRAARMRPIDALRHQ, from the coding sequence ATGACGATCTGGGAGTCCGCGCGGATCGCGGTACGGGGCCTGCGGGCCGGGCCGCTGCGGTCGCTGCTGACGATGCTCGGGATCATCATCGGGGTCGCCGCGGTGATCGTGCTGGTCGCGTTCGGCAACGGCCTGCAGCGCTTCGTCGCCGACGCGTTCGGCCCGCTCGCCAACCAGATCCAGATCACCCCGGACCGCGGTGGCATCAGCGGCAGCGGCACGCCGCGCGACCTCACCGACGCCGACGTCCGCGCCCTGCGGGACCGGGCCTCCGCGCCCGCGGTCGCCTCGGTCAGCCCGACGGTGACCGGCTCGGCGCAGCTGCAGCTGGCCGGTGGCGGGAGCGTCCGCAGCGGCGTGACCGGCGCCGACGCCGACTACCTCGACATCACCAACCGGGAGCTCGTCGTCGGGTCGTTCTTCGACGACCGCCAGGCCACGACCCGGGCGAAGGTCGTCGTGCTCGGCCCCAACCCGGTGGCCACGCTGTTCGGCGGGCGCGCCGGCGACGCGCTGGGCTCGGAGATGCGGATCGGGCGCACCTCGTTCCGGGTGATCGGCGTGCTCGCCGCCAACGGCCAGCAGGACGACGTCGCCGTCATGCCGCTGGGCGCCGCACGCGCCTACCTGACCGGTGGCGGCGACGTCGTCGACCAGATCACCGTGCGCGCGGTGTCCACCGACGCGGTGCCGCAGGCGGTCGAGCAGGTCACGACGGTCCTCGACGACCGGCACCGCATCGACGACCCGCAGGACCGCGACTACACCGTCACCGCGCTGCAGAGCCTGCTCGACCAGTCCTCGCAGGTCCTGAGCTTCGTGACGATCTTCGTCGCGGCGGTCGCGGGCATCTCGCTGCTGGTCGGGAGCATCGGCGTCGCCAACATCATGCTGGTCACGGTGACCGAGCGGACCCGCGAGATCGGCATCCGCAAGGCCATCGGCGCGCGCCGCCGCGCGATCCTGCAGCAGTTCCTCATCGAGGCGATGGTCCTCACCGGCATCGGCGGGGTCATCGGGATCCTGGTCGGCGTCGGTGTGTCCGTGCTGGCCGGGATCGTCCTTCCCCGCCTCGTACCCGACTTCCCCGCCCCGACGGTGTCGGCCGGATCGGTGGTGCTCGCCTTCGGGGTGAGCCTGCTGATCGGTCTGCTCGCGGGCGGTTTCCCCGCCAACCGGGCCGCGCGGATGCGGCCCATCGACGCCCTGCGGCACCAGTGA
- a CDS encoding HlyD family efflux transporter periplasmic adaptor subunit → MTRLRLAGSLLLAGLVGLTACTGGDQPPPTAVVDRGVVSTGVSASGSLVSITQQNLGFTDGGRVTELLVEVGETVAAGQPLARLDDAEALSQVAAAQAGLDQQQASLGKLTGANTVEAAQASLASAESVLAATRDQVGAQNAANDTAVERARVQLAFDRKQLAAAQEKLETDRRACKRSGGSTASATPEPTADPSGGGLLGGLSGGSGTSGGSGLGAATTDPACTAVATDEQAVTTAKGQVITSQTALAQAEGTRDTGAASGRVSIANAESAVSDARSQLTGANNDAPADVAVQDAVVADARNTLADAQRALDDTLLRAPVAGTVSAINGAVGDVVPAASAATALAPGTDARIPQAVGSASAASGGAGATGGGASAAGGAPFLTLNDLQTYQLVVPFEESDAARVAPNQTVDVTVDALPGVSLPATVVAVAPTATQLSGVVSYYATVVLNRTDPQLRDGQTAQADVRTEARNGVLRVPNTAVRQEGGRSVVDVPGDDGAAVTRQFVPGLVGDQFTEVRSGLDDGQQVLLPQATVEATPGRPGGGAGGN, encoded by the coding sequence ATGACCCGACTGCGGCTCGCGGGCAGCCTGCTGCTCGCCGGACTCGTCGGCCTCACGGCCTGCACCGGAGGGGACCAGCCGCCGCCGACGGCCGTCGTCGACCGGGGTGTGGTCTCCACCGGGGTGTCGGCGTCGGGGTCGCTGGTGTCGATCACCCAGCAGAACCTCGGGTTCACCGACGGCGGCCGGGTCACCGAGCTGCTCGTGGAGGTCGGCGAGACCGTGGCCGCCGGGCAGCCGCTCGCCCGGCTCGACGACGCCGAGGCCCTGTCCCAGGTCGCCGCCGCGCAGGCGGGGCTGGACCAGCAGCAGGCGTCGCTGGGCAAGCTGACCGGCGCGAACACCGTCGAGGCCGCGCAGGCGTCGCTGGCCTCGGCCGAGTCGGTACTGGCCGCGACCCGCGACCAGGTCGGGGCGCAGAACGCGGCGAACGACACCGCCGTCGAGCGGGCGAGGGTCCAGCTCGCCTTCGACCGCAAGCAGCTCGCCGCGGCCCAGGAGAAGCTGGAGACCGACCGGCGGGCCTGCAAGCGCTCCGGGGGCAGCACCGCGTCCGCGACCCCGGAGCCCACCGCCGACCCGTCCGGCGGCGGGCTGCTCGGCGGTCTGTCCGGCGGGTCCGGCACCTCGGGCGGGTCCGGCCTCGGCGCGGCGACGACCGACCCGGCCTGCACCGCCGTCGCCACCGACGAGCAGGCCGTGACGACGGCGAAGGGCCAGGTCATCACCTCGCAGACGGCGCTGGCGCAGGCCGAGGGCACCCGGGACACCGGCGCCGCCTCCGGCCGGGTCTCGATCGCGAACGCCGAGAGCGCGGTGTCCGACGCCCGCTCCCAGCTCACCGGGGCGAACAACGACGCACCGGCCGACGTCGCGGTGCAGGACGCCGTGGTCGCCGACGCCCGCAACACCCTCGCCGACGCCCAGCGCGCGCTCGACGACACCCTGCTGCGCGCCCCGGTCGCCGGCACCGTGTCCGCGATCAACGGCGCGGTCGGTGACGTCGTGCCCGCCGCCAGCGCCGCGACCGCGCTCGCCCCCGGCACCGACGCCCGGATCCCGCAGGCCGTCGGGTCGGCGTCGGCGGCCTCGGGCGGCGCGGGGGCCACCGGTGGCGGCGCGTCCGCAGCGGGCGGGGCGCCGTTCCTCACCCTCAACGACCTGCAGACCTACCAGCTGGTCGTCCCGTTCGAGGAGAGCGACGCCGCCCGGGTAGCGCCGAACCAGACCGTCGACGTCACCGTCGACGCGCTGCCCGGGGTGAGCCTGCCGGCGACCGTGGTCGCCGTCGCGCCGACCGCGACGCAGCTGTCGGGCGTCGTGAGCTACTACGCGACCGTCGTGCTGAACCGCACCGACCCGCAGCTGCGCGACGGCCAGACCGCGCAGGCCGACGTGCGTACCGAGGCCCGCAACGGGGTGCTGCGGGTGCCGAACACCGCCGTCCGGCAGGAGGGCGGCCGCTCGGTCGTCGACGTGCCCGGCGACGACGGCGCCGCGGTGACCCGGCAGTTCGTCCCCGGCCTGGTGGGCGACCAGTTCACCGAGGTGCGGTCCGGCCTCGACGACGGCCAGCAGGTCCTGCTGCCGCAGGCCACCGTAGAGGCGACGCCGGGCCGTCCTGGCGGTGGCGCGGGCGGGAACTGA